A portion of the Bubalus kerabau isolate K-KA32 ecotype Philippines breed swamp buffalo chromosome 1, PCC_UOA_SB_1v2, whole genome shotgun sequence genome contains these proteins:
- the DNAJB7 gene encoding dnaJ homolog subfamily B member 7, giving the protein MVDYYEVLGLERHASPEDIKKAYRKVALKWHPDKNPENKEEAERKFKEVAEAYEVLSHDEKRDIYDKYGKEGLNGGGGSDFDDSSEYGFTFRKPDDVFKEIFGERDPFSFHFFEDSLEDLLNNSRSSYGSRNRGARSFFYTSSEYPVFERFSSYDIRYTPFGSLGHKGLYSFSSLAFDDSGMDNYVTVTTSGKIVNGRNTNTKRIIEDDLERDEDDGELKSFLLNGVADEEGFAEECC; this is encoded by the coding sequence ATGGTGGATTACTACGAAGTTCTAGGATTGGAGAGACATGCTTCACCTGAGGACATTAAAAAGGCTTATCGAAAAGTAGCACTTAAATGGCACCCAGACAAAaatccagaaaacaaagaagaagccGAGAGAAAATTCAAAGAAGTAGCTGAGGCATATGAGGTATTATCACATGATGAAAAACGGGACATTTACGATAAATATGGCAAAGAAGGATTAAATGGTGGAGGTGGAAGTGATTTCGACGATTCTTCTGAATATGGCTTCACATTCCGTAAGCCAGATGATGTCTTCAAAGAAATTTTTGGTGAAAGGGacccattttcatttcatttctttgaagaCTCACTTGAAGACCTTTTAAATAATTCAAGGAGCTCCTATGGAAGCAGAAACAGAGGTGCAAGATCCTTTTTCTATACATCCAGTGAATACCCAGTTTTTGAGAGATTTTCTTCATATGATATAAGATATACACCATTTGGTTCACTGGGCCATAAGGgactttattcattttcttccctGGCATTTGATGATAGTGGGATGGACAACTACGTTACTGTTACAACTTCAGGTAAGATTGTTAATGGCAGAAATACCAATACAAAAAGAATTATTGAGGATGACCTAGAAAGAGATGAAGATGACGGTGAGTTGAAGTCCTTTCTTTTAAATGGTGTGGCAGATGAAGAGGGCTTTGCTGAAGAATGTTGTTAG